In the Cryptomeria japonica unplaced genomic scaffold, Sugi_1.0 HiC_scaffold_84, whole genome shotgun sequence genome, one interval contains:
- the LOC131864365 gene encoding germin-like protein 8-2, which produces MANRMIYFTLGLFLLICCYSDRVMAGDPDPLQDFCVADEESNVLVNGFVCKDPMQVSANDFFFRGLGQAGNTDNDVGSNVTMANVKQIPGLNTFGISLVRIDYAQNVGHENAVAIAGLSSQFPGVQTIANSLFAANPPLPDSVLSKAFRITQELGYWRPLVPFIASVLDISMSSSYSKD; this is translated from the exons ATGGCTAACCGCATGATTTACTTCACGTTGGGACTTTTTCTGTTGATATGCTGTTACAGCGACAGGGTCATGGCAGGGGATCCGGATCCCTTGCAAGATTTCTGCGTTGCAGATGAGGAAAGCAACG TTTTGGTGAACGGGTTCGTTTGCAAAGACCCAATGCAAGTTTCAGCAAACGATTTCTTCTTCCGGGGACTTGGGCAGGCAGGGAACACCGACAATGATGTGGGCTCCAACGTAACGATGGCGAACGTTAAACAGATACCAGGCCTCAATACGTTTGGAATATCGTTGGTCCGCATCGACTACGCA cagaatgtggggCATGAAAATGCAGTGGCCATAGCTGGATTGAGCAGCCAGTTTCCCGGAGTTCAGACAATCGCCAATTCTCTGTTTGCGGCGAATCCCCCTCTCCCCGATTCCGTTTTGAGCAAGGCCTTCCGCATCACCCAGGAACTG GGTTATTGGCGTCCTCTTGTGCCATTCATAGCATCTGTTTTGGACATCAGCATGTCCTCATCATATTCCAAAGATTGA